The genomic region CGGCTGAGGGTTGATGATGTGGTCCTTCGCTGACGACTTAGTAAAGTTTTTAATTTGCGTCTCTGCACGTTGGTTGTATGGTAATGCTTGATGTCCTGGCGAATGCATTGACGATGATTAAGAATGCGGAGATGAGGGGCCATAGGGAGGTGATTATTTGGCCTTCTTCTAAACTTGTTGGTAATGTTCTCAGGGTTATGCAGAGGTATGGCTATGTTGGTGAGATTGAGTTTATTGAGGATGGTAGGGGTGGTAAGTTTAAGGTTCAACTTCTCGGCAAGATAAACGATGTCGGCGCCATAAAGCCCAGGTTCAGCGTTAAGGTTTCTGAGCTAATGAGGTGGGAGGAGAAGTACTTACCGGCAAGGAATGTGGGCATACTGATCCTTAGCACGTCTAAGGGCGTATTATCGCATTTAGAGGCTAGGCAGATGAACGTTGGCGGCGTATTAATTGCATACGTCTATTAATGGTGGTAAATTTAAAAAGGCATTAACAGGGTGCTTCTGCGATGTCCACGGAGGAGAGTAAGCCCACGGAGCAGGAGGCCCAACAGCAACCAAGTGGTGAGCAGGTGCAGGCAGAGACTCAAGCGCAGTCTGCTCAACAGTCACAGCAAACCACTGAGCAGGCAGTGGCTAAGCCAGAGGCCAAGCCGGAGGTT from Vulcanisaeta distributa DSM 14429 harbors:
- a CDS encoding 30S ribosomal protein S8, whose amino-acid sequence is MVMLDVLANALTMIKNAEMRGHREVIIWPSSKLVGNVLRVMQRYGYVGEIEFIEDGRGGKFKVQLLGKINDVGAIKPRFSVKVSELMRWEEKYLPARNVGILILSTSKGVLSHLEARQMNVGGVLIAYVY